In candidate division KSB1 bacterium, one DNA window encodes the following:
- a CDS encoding aldo/keto reductase produces the protein MRRDLTRREFMANAALGGLVLGTAWPLMRSLGTQQPPAPKVIYRPLGKTGVRLPIVSFGVMNSDSPDLLRKALDLGVRHLDTAHGYMGGKSEEVIGTIVAERTCRDRVVIGTKLWFARDREGNFLTADRGPNPGATQENFDRMLGISLKRLQSDYVDILYLHSCQTAGMVTHEPLLKIFAEAKKKGLARFVGISTHSNEPEVIRAAADSGVWDVVLTAYNYLQGHRDEVRAAIKYAADKGLGVVAMKTQAGARMNQRRSVNHAAALKWVLNDEHVCTTIPGVTTFEQLELDWGLMANLKLTEEEEKDLQLSAATPGSFYCHGCRSCVASCPQQVEIPTAMRAYMYAFAYGNRRQAHQALAEFADQRGLAPCRDCERCVASCRHGIPIGARVQGVLALAGAHDHSVQQV, from the coding sequence ATGAGACGCGACCTGACCAGGCGGGAGTTTATGGCCAACGCGGCGTTGGGGGGACTGGTGCTGGGGACGGCGTGGCCATTGATGCGGTCGTTAGGCACGCAGCAGCCCCCGGCGCCAAAGGTGATCTACCGCCCACTGGGCAAGACAGGGGTTCGTCTGCCCATCGTCAGCTTCGGGGTGATGAACTCCGACAGCCCAGACCTGCTGCGCAAGGCTCTTGACCTCGGCGTGCGCCACTTGGACACGGCGCATGGCTACATGGGCGGCAAGAGCGAGGAGGTCATTGGCACCATTGTGGCCGAGCGCACGTGCCGCGACCGCGTGGTCATCGGCACCAAGCTCTGGTTTGCCCGGGACCGCGAGGGGAACTTTCTCACCGCCGACCGTGGCCCGAATCCCGGCGCCACACAGGAAAACTTTGACCGCATGCTGGGCATCAGCCTGAAGAGGCTGCAGAGCGACTATGTGGATATCCTCTACTTGCACAGCTGCCAGACGGCGGGCATGGTTACCCACGAGCCTCTCCTGAAAATCTTCGCGGAGGCCAAGAAGAAGGGGCTGGCGCGCTTTGTCGGCATCTCCACCCATTCCAACGAGCCGGAGGTGATCCGTGCGGCAGCGGACAGCGGCGTGTGGGATGTGGTCCTCACCGCCTACAACTACCTCCAGGGCCATCGCGACGAGGTGCGCGCGGCCATCAAGTACGCGGCCGACAAGGGCCTTGGCGTGGTTGCCATGAAGACGCAGGCAGGAGCGCGCATGAACCAGCGGCGGAGCGTCAACCATGCGGCAGCCCTCAAGTGGGTGCTCAATGACGAGCACGTGTGCACCACCATCCCCGGGGTCACGACGTTTGAGCAACTGGAGCTGGATTGGGGACTGATGGCCAACCTCAAACTGACTGAGGAGGAAGAAAAGGACCTGCAGCTTTCGGCCGCAACGCCAGGATCGTTCTACTGCCACGGCTGTCGCTCGTGCGTGGCCTCGTGTCCGCAGCAGGTGGAGATTCCCACGGCCATGCGCGCCTACATGTACGCCTTTGCCTATGGCAACCGCCGGCAGGCGCACCAGGCGTTGGCAGAGTTCGCCGACCAGCGTGGACTCGCCCCCTGCCGGGACTGCGAGCGGTGTGTGGCCTCCTGCCGGCACGGCATCCCGATCGGCGCGCGCGTTCAGGGCGTCCTTGCCTTGGCAGGTGCGCATGACCACTCTGTGCAGCAAGTGTGA
- a CDS encoding efflux RND transporter periplasmic adaptor subunit: MKTRLLLMLGLLLLVGCGGRDTGGETDIAVPVSVEEITLRPIEEFIVTTGTVSAIKEALLNSETAGHYRLLTNPQTGRPFALGDRVSKGQEIIHLDNPELETSIKIDSQELNLDISKREYEKQQSLYEKGGVTLRELKNAERAYVEAKYAYENALLQLAKLKVVAPFDGLIVELPYYTPGVRVAANQPMVTIMNYSQLYMEANLPGVDLGSVQVNQPVRVMNYTMPKDTLYGKVSQVSPAIDASTRTFKAALLIDNPQWLLRPGMFVKAEIVVARNDSAIVVPKEVILAKRQGKTVFVVERGAAQERVITTGLENPNEVEVVQGLRVNERLVVKGFETLRNRSRVKIVR; encoded by the coding sequence GTGAAAACGAGATTGTTGCTCATGTTGGGCCTGCTGCTACTGGTCGGATGTGGCGGGCGAGATACTGGGGGCGAAACGGACATTGCCGTGCCGGTATCGGTGGAGGAGATCACCCTGCGGCCGATTGAAGAGTTCATCGTGACCACCGGCACGGTGAGCGCCATCAAAGAGGCGCTGCTGAACTCCGAGACCGCCGGCCACTACCGGCTGCTCACCAACCCGCAAACGGGGAGACCCTTTGCCCTGGGCGACCGGGTCAGCAAGGGGCAGGAGATTATCCATCTGGACAACCCGGAGTTGGAGACGAGCATCAAGATCGACTCGCAGGAGCTGAACTTAGACATCTCCAAGCGGGAGTACGAGAAGCAGCAGTCCCTGTACGAGAAGGGGGGCGTGACCTTGCGCGAGCTCAAGAATGCAGAGCGCGCCTACGTGGAGGCCAAGTACGCCTACGAAAACGCCCTGCTGCAACTGGCAAAGCTCAAGGTGGTGGCGCCTTTCGACGGGCTCATCGTCGAGCTGCCGTACTACACTCCTGGCGTGCGGGTGGCTGCCAACCAGCCGATGGTCACGATCATGAACTATAGCCAGCTCTACATGGAAGCGAACCTGCCGGGGGTGGATTTGGGAAGCGTGCAGGTCAACCAGCCGGTGCGGGTGATGAACTATACCATGCCCAAGGACACCCTGTACGGCAAGGTCTCGCAGGTGTCGCCGGCCATCGATGCCAGCACGCGCACCTTCAAGGCGGCGCTGCTCATCGACAATCCGCAGTGGCTCCTGCGCCCCGGGATGTTCGTGAAGGCGGAGATCGTGGTGGCGCGCAACGACTCGGCCATCGTCGTGCCCAAGGAGGTGATTCTGGCCAAGCGCCAGGGCAAGACCGTCTTCGTGGTGGAGCGCGGCGCCGCCCAGGAGCGGGTGATTACCACCGGCCTGGAAAACCCCAACGAGGTGGAGGTGGTGCAGGGACTGCGCGTGAACGAGCGGCTGGTGGTCAAAGGCTTCGAGACTTTGCGGAACCGCTCCAGGGTCAAGATTGTCCGCTAA
- a CDS encoding ABC transporter ATP-binding protein, whose protein sequence is MVITIEGLTKVYEGGKKAIDDINLRIESGMFGLLGPNGAGKTTLMRILATLMKPSAGVVKFNGLDLQKDRRAIRAMLGYLPQDFRLFSRLTTWEFLDYIAALSGLKDSRARKKAVANMLEQVGLYEVGDRQANKLSGGMKRRLGIAQALIGDPKVVIVDEPTTGLDPEERIRFRNLLSDMTRRDIIIILSTHIVGDISSTCRKMALLNDGHLVFEGAPDALIEQAKGHVWRIKAADSQLEAIKERYPVIATIPAEAGWEVEVVAENLDTYPGKPIDPNLEHAYVFFMEYKLGASLDEKELAER, encoded by the coding sequence ATGGTCATCACAATTGAAGGCCTGACCAAGGTCTACGAAGGCGGAAAGAAAGCCATCGACGACATTAACCTACGCATCGAGAGCGGGATGTTTGGCCTGCTCGGGCCCAACGGTGCCGGCAAGACCACCCTCATGCGTATTCTGGCCACCCTCATGAAGCCCAGCGCCGGGGTGGTCAAGTTCAACGGCCTGGACCTGCAAAAAGACCGCCGCGCCATCCGCGCCATGCTCGGCTATCTGCCCCAGGATTTTCGCCTCTTTTCCCGCCTCACCACCTGGGAGTTTCTGGACTATATCGCCGCGCTCTCCGGCCTCAAGGACAGCCGCGCCCGGAAAAAGGCCGTGGCCAACATGTTAGAGCAGGTGGGGTTGTACGAGGTTGGTGACCGCCAGGCGAACAAGCTCTCCGGTGGCATGAAGCGGCGCTTGGGCATCGCCCAGGCACTCATCGGTGACCCCAAGGTGGTCATCGTCGACGAGCCCACCACCGGGTTGGATCCGGAGGAGCGCATCCGCTTCCGCAACCTCCTCTCGGACATGACGCGGCGCGACATTATCATCATCTTGTCCACGCACATCGTGGGCGACATCTCCAGCACCTGCCGCAAGATGGCGCTGCTCAATGACGGCCACCTGGTCTTCGAAGGGGCGCCGGACGCCTTGATCGAGCAGGCAAAAGGCCACGTCTGGCGCATCAAGGCGGCCGACTCTCAGTTGGAGGCGATCAAGGAGCGCTATCCGGTCATTGCCACCATCCCCGCCGAAGCGGGCTGGGAGGTAGAAGTGGTGGCCGAGAACTTGGACACCTATCCCGGCAAGCCCATCGACCCAAACTTGGAGCACGCCTATGTCTTCTTCATGGAGTACAAGTTGGGGGCGTCGCTGGACGAGAAGGAGTTGGCCGAGAGGTAG
- a CDS encoding TolC family protein produces MQVKSSRYLSRGIWRLAAVLLLGALSQAAQGQRVLTLQEALDIAMQQSPDIQRSQLNLQRSSESLNAQKAALKSQFSLSITPADYRNERVFNSFFSRWNTNETKTSSGTFTISQPIKWTDGTLALINRFAWQDAYSEFQHTRSKTFSNNLYLSWQQPIFTYNRTEMALRRLELDLEDAALSYAIRKLALERSVAQAFFDVYRNKMSLEIAREELANQGQSYQIIKNKVDAGLSALEELYQAELNLSTSKSNVENKQVALENSLDSFKQLIGVSLFEEIAVQADITHQPVQVDLQKALDHGLQWRMELRQARIDIETSQFDLVQASATNEFRGDVTVSYGVIGTDERLANIYEVPTKNQRFSLSLEIPLWDWGEKKSRIKSAEAVVKTRELSLEEERNNILIAIRQVYRNLQNLESQIEIARQNVRNAQLTYDINLERYKNGDLTSMDLQLYQNQLSQKKLALVDGLISYKIELLNMKIQSLWDFERNESVVPQELLRLRS; encoded by the coding sequence ATGCAGGTGAAGAGCTCACGTTATTTGTCTCGGGGAATATGGCGGCTCGCGGCAGTGCTGCTGCTTGGTGCTCTGAGCCAGGCAGCCCAAGGCCAGCGGGTGCTCACGCTGCAGGAGGCACTGGACATCGCCATGCAGCAGAGTCCAGACATTCAGCGTTCGCAGTTGAACCTGCAGCGGAGCAGCGAATCGCTCAATGCGCAGAAGGCGGCGCTCAAGTCGCAGTTCAGCCTGTCAATTACCCCGGCTGACTACCGCAACGAGCGCGTGTTCAACTCGTTCTTCTCCCGCTGGAATACCAACGAGACCAAGACGTCCTCCGGCACGTTCACCATCTCGCAGCCCATAAAGTGGACTGACGGGACGCTGGCGCTCATCAATCGCTTCGCCTGGCAGGACGCCTACAGCGAGTTCCAGCACACGCGCAGCAAGACCTTTAGCAACAACCTCTACCTGAGCTGGCAGCAGCCCATTTTCACCTACAACCGCACGGAGATGGCGCTGCGCCGGTTGGAGCTGGACCTCGAGGATGCGGCCCTCAGTTACGCCATTCGCAAGTTGGCCTTGGAGCGGAGCGTGGCGCAGGCCTTCTTCGACGTCTACAGGAACAAGATGAGCCTGGAAATCGCCCGCGAGGAGCTGGCCAACCAGGGACAGAGCTATCAGATCATCAAGAACAAGGTGGACGCAGGCCTTTCCGCCCTGGAGGAACTCTACCAGGCCGAGCTGAACCTGTCGACCAGCAAGTCCAATGTGGAGAACAAGCAAGTGGCGTTGGAAAACTCCTTAGACAGTTTCAAGCAGTTGATCGGCGTGTCGCTGTTCGAGGAGATCGCCGTGCAGGCGGACATTACCCATCAGCCGGTGCAGGTGGACCTGCAGAAGGCCCTGGACCATGGCCTACAGTGGCGCATGGAGCTGCGCCAGGCGCGCATCGACATCGAGACCTCGCAATTCGATCTCGTTCAGGCCTCTGCCACCAATGAGTTCCGCGGCGATGTCACCGTCTCCTACGGCGTGATCGGCACCGACGAGCGGCTGGCCAATATCTATGAGGTGCCCACCAAGAACCAGCGCTTCTCGCTCTCCCTGGAGATTCCCTTGTGGGACTGGGGAGAGAAAAAGTCGCGCATCAAGTCTGCCGAAGCGGTGGTGAAGACGCGCGAGCTGTCTCTGGAGGAGGAACGGAACAACATCCTCATCGCCATACGGCAGGTCTATCGCAACCTGCAGAACCTGGAAAGCCAGATCGAGATCGCGCGGCAGAATGTGCGCAACGCACAGCTCACCTACGACATCAACCTGGAGCGGTACAAGAACGGCGACCTCACCAGCATGGACTTGCAGCTCTACCAGAATCAGCTGTCGCAGAAGAAGCTTGCGCTGGTGGATGGCCTGATTAGCTACAAGATCGAGCTGTTGAACATGAAAATCCAGTCCCTCTGGGACTTTGAACGGAACGAGTCGGTGGTGCCCCAGGAGCTGCTCAGGTTGCGCTCGTAG